A portion of the Lolium rigidum isolate FL_2022 chromosome 1, APGP_CSIRO_Lrig_0.1, whole genome shotgun sequence genome contains these proteins:
- the LOC124666300 gene encoding protein NOI4-like, producing MSEESGRPLPKFGEWDVNDPASADGFTVIFNKARDEKKAGNGQDTESPCKDARTERVESYATKANSKKWFCCVTPSPTQS from the exons GAGGAATCTGGTCGCCCTCTACCCAAGTTTGGCGAATGGGACGTCAACGACCCAGCATCTGCTGATGGATTCACAGTCATCTTCAACAAAGCCAGAGATGAGAAAAAGGCTGGGAATGGACAAGATACCGAATCCCCTTGCAAAGACGCTAGGACTGAGAGGGTGGAGTCCTATGCCACCAAGGCGAATTCA AAGAAATGGTTTTGCTGCGTGACGCCCAGTCCTACACAATCTTGA